The genomic stretch CAAGAACAATATGTCCCCctgaaaaaagtaaatgaacGAGTTAAAATTAAGGAAAATGGAAAGTAGAAAAGTATATTAATAGGCTAGACATAATACAACACAGATACCAGGTTTGAGTAGCTCCCTGTGAACCAGACATCTATCGAGATATGATTCATGCGAACCATGGAAAAATTTGTGTACTAGGATACATGAAACAGAAATAGGAAAGGTTGCAGCACTACTATTTATGAGTATTCTAATGTCTTAATATTCTATCATCTAAAGGTCCCTCCTTCCCTTTGAAGAAAAAGGTATGTGGCAGCAAGGCGGGGTTGATAAAGGGCCAAGAATCGGCTTAAGTGATACACAAAATTTTAAACACCCTTTATTAGCCAGCTATAATACTTTTGCACATGAAGTAAATCCCATGGCCACGATACTAAGTAAGAACATGGCAGATTCATCATTAATGTTGTTATTAACATCTGATGTAATGTAATCAAAGCGCTCACCCTTTTAAAACCAGGCTCCATACTTCCAGAAAGCACAACAACTACCGGTGATTCACTGCCAGTAACACACATTAATCCTTTCCATATAATAAGTGCTGATGTGACGATCATACCTGGACCAATTCGTTAAAATGAAAAACCAAATCAGACAAATTGCCCTTTAAAAAACAAGAGAGAATGAAAATAATGGCGTAATTAACAAAAATCCTAGCAACATGCATCAAACAATCTTCAGATGAGCGAATCATTAAATGTCATAATGTCCAGAGTTGGTACTCGACTCCATATTACAAGGCCAGAGCTAGTTTTCGATATGAACAGACAGCACACTCACATAAGCTTCATGTAACCAAGGAGAAGAATCAGAGAACAAAAGAggcaataaataaataatcaccCCTACAAATCTATTTCataaaatgcaaactttaaATGAAGAAATCCCCCAACTTTAAGGTGTCAACACTACAACTTTAGTTGATACAATAATTCAGCTTTCATTCACTTTATACAAGGAATATTCAATTAAATGAAGTGCACGATGAATAATCAACCAAAAAACACAGAAATCTCAGCGAAATATACTCCGAATCTAAAGGGAAAGTTAACTAAAACGAGAGGACAGACAGTCGCACATGAATTCACATATTCAAAAACAGTCAAACACACAAACGAAAGCAACCAAAAAATTGGAAGAGAGAAGGGGAAAGAAAACCTCTTATCATCATTCAGAAAATCACGAAACAATTGTGCAATcataaaaactaaataaaaaagcaAGTCTATTGCTCGAACCAAGGCTGACGGCTTGAGTGAGAACTTGTCTGAAATTCAAGGATTTGATAGAATCGATCTGCTCTCCGATCCACCCCATCTTCGCAGCTCTGTGTGTGCGCGTTAGAAAATTAGCAATACAGCAGTATTAGGTTCGGAGTCGAAACGCTCAATTTACTGAGAATTGCTAATGGAGGTCAAAGGGGAGTAACAGCAAAAGGGGGAAATGAATTTGCCggtttaattcttttttttagttCTAGGGTATTTTTACATTCCATAAGTGTACTGTGCTTTTTTAAAATTCCGGCTTTGGGAGAGACACATGACTCACATGCGTCACGCGATAATTAAACGCATGACCGTGATGGGTTTTAGTGTAAGCCGCATGACCTTAATGcctctttcaattttttttattttaattgaacgATGCATGACGGAcatgcgtcttagggtaaaACGCATGACACACATGTGTCTTCTCTGGAATCCTCCAAAAACATTGTCTTtgtcttcgaaagggcttcgcgtgagtatcttgcacgcccccatcggagtccggatgagagagttatggccattatacgaaagtcgcgcattgaagcgcAGATGACTCCAAAAGACATGTCCTCGTCATTGGTCGATGAATGTCCTTGGTGGTGTTAATCAAATGATGCGAAATTATTCGTAACAAGCATTAAATGAGAATGTCTTTTTTGTGTTACGAATAATTTCTCATTTAATGCTTGTTACGAATAATTTCGCATCATTTGATCAACCCCACCAAGGGCATTCATCGACCAATGACAATGACATGTCTTTTGGAGACATCcgcgcttcaatgcgcgactttcgtataatggccataactctctcatccggactccgatgggggcgtgcaagatactcacgcgaagccctttcgaagacgaagacaatgtTTTTGGAGGATTCTAAGGAAGACGCATGTGTGTTATGTGTTTcgttcaattaaaataaaaaaaaattgaaagacgCATTAAGGTCATGCGTCTTACACTAAAACGCATCACGGTCATGCGTTTAATTAACGGGCAACGTATGTgagtcatgcgtctctcccaaagacGGAATTTAAAAAAAGCCCAGTACACTCATGGAATGTAAAAACACCCTAGAACTAAAAAAGAATTAACCCTGAATTTGCCTTAACAATAAATACAGATACTAACAAATATTACTATCTTTTAATCAAATAATTTGTGGGtattagtataaataaaaatataaagatcACTGGAATTCTGGAAAATTTACtttaaggccatgtttggttgtcaggattctgtctgggaaatTAATctaattccttaaattttaaattcttctGTTTGTTTGGGTcaaattgggaaagtaatcagaatcccgagaataaggaaagttagtacaactttcccggattatgaatcctaacttttcttaggtattcatTTTCCCAATTttggattcttacatatttaatgcaatatattatatagtattattattattaacaatattttaaaaaataattaatattataaatcatattaatttcagtataataaataactataattaaaattatcgtaATTGTAACTATGTtattataatattcatatactgtataatttttattatcataataattaataattatataataattatataaataaatttattaaataattaaaatataattatataatataaaatttataataattaatactaattactattttataaattaataactaatcatcAAAAtcgtagtgaaattttaaattataaaatttatttaattataatattcgtagatataataataataataataattattattattattattataatgctctatgtaactataattataattttattattatatattgctATGGATGATCtgtatttaaactatccatcgtaataataaatataattattatcatttgtaattaataatttattaaaattttattatttttcttctttataaataaaataaaataagtatatttttagtttggtgtttaaatcaaatacataaaattaaaaatcttgatattttccaaacacaggaaagtaaagttattgaGAATCATATTTGTGGGATTCATATTCTCagaaatcattttccttgccaacatTACTTTCCCGCCAATCAAACATGGCCTAAAGGTTAATCTGGGATGCTTTctggaaaatgaaaataaataaattagagatattattaaaaaatctaCTCTCTCGGTTTGAAACTGAAGTAAAATTTAGTACTATGTAATGTCAAATGTGAGAATAATTATAGAAATACTTTGACGATTTAATTAgctataatatattattaatcaTTTTATTCTTAATATTCAAATTATTTGGGGTTAACGAATCAAGCGTCTGCACCCAAAAATTGCCTCGAAGGTTCATCCAAACCTAATCTGATTTTTATTTCAGGTGCCCGAATATCCGATGTTGGTAGCCTAAGAGACTAATTGCTAGTAGTATAATCTTTGtatagtattttaattttgataaaaaaatgtttacttttaaaattttaaataaagaaaaattattaaCCCTTACACCTGGGTAGGCTCGAATAGATGATAAAATAAAGGTTAAGGTCAAATTATTTAAgctcaaaaaaaattgatttaccTGCACCAAGAATAGCCTAAGATCAATAAAACTAGCCCAAAAATCAAGATGGTTGGCCTAATTAACTTTCCTTGTTAATTGATTGGCAAACATGTTGAGTTTGTTATGAATCTGATCTTTCCAATAtctattaaattatttcttgCTTGAAAAAATGTAGTACGTGTTAATCGTAGTACTATAGTACATGTGTATCAACTTATTATCTTTCACGATATATCTATGAGACTTATTATTCGAACATTTATCATtgaattaatgaattttaaaaagTTGGATAGATTTCCAATTTCCCAGTTAGGCAAAACGAACTTAATTTTTGTAGGCAGGAGTCCAGAACTTAATTTAATCTGCCGCAGCCCGCAAGAATTATTTTATCAGTGTACatgtttaaattttgtttttgccATCATCTCCTTTCAGCAAAAATGTTGGGCTTTAAAAATTCCATCCCTCCATTTGCCAATTACAACTGATGATATCCTCGGCGGCCTCAACTATGCCTCCGGTGGAGCTGGAATTCTTAATCAAACTGTAACTCATCAATTTGTAAAATCTCTCTCTCAACAAAACAATTCAATAAAACTATGTATTGTCTATTCATATAAAACGACATTGTTTGgttgaaaaaatattattaatatactatagtacACGCATGCtgtcatttttttctttgtgggATAATTGAgaacaaatccaaatttcatGGTTTTCCAGTAATTTGCCCTTATTTTTAAACATGAAATCTCTGCATTGCAGGGGGGATGGGATTATGTATACAGTTTGAGCAAGCAAATATCAAATCACGAAATCAAAATTTCCAGAATCCAGAAATTATTACAAGGACAGAAAGCTGCAAAACGACACCTGCGTTCATGTTTATACTATGTCGGATTTGGCAGCAACGACTATCTATTAAACTATGTGCCTCAGTTTTATTCCTCCGCCACAAATCATACCCCAAATCACTTCGCCACACTTCTCATTCAGCAGTATTCAAACCAGTTTCAAGTAAGAATTTTTCAttctttcccttttcttttttgtttcaaACTTACATTCCACTTCATCTGAATCACCAGAGGCTGTACAAGAACGGAGCAAGAAAAGTAGCTGTTGTAGGAATTGACAAAATAGGATGCACACCGTTGCTCATTGGCGCCTACGTACGGCTCCCCTAATTCCTCATCCTGCGTCCAAACCATCATCGACATTGTCCAAATTTTTAACCAACAACTCAATCTTCTAGTCGACAAACTCAATCATGACTATCCAGAAGCAAAATTTGTGTACACTAGATACACAGCTCTATCTGCATCAAGTGGTACTCCTCATCATAATTtcacaaaaaaagaagaaaaactaAAAATCACTACAGCAATTAACTTGTACGACGATGACAATGATCTGAATTTCAGGTaacataaaacatgataatgaGGCATGTTTCAAGGTGGGGAGGGAGACGTTGTGCAGCGAGGGAAGTGTTCCATGCAGCAAGAGAGATGAGTAAGGTTCTGGGATGAAGTCCACCCCACGGAGGCGGCGCGGCGGTGGCCGCCACTGTCGATAGTTGATACTACATATACCGACATTTCTCCTTTGTTCGGTCATAATCCCATTTATCTATGGGATTCTTTAGTGTTTCCTTCATAGAGCAAGTAATATGTTGGAACCTGAATAAATTTTACCCTTACTGAAACAGAGGCTTAGTCCTTACCATCATATGTCCGATGATCACCAGAAGTCGCGACAGGAGCATTCGCCATCCTTGAAATGATGGAACCTGTTGACATCTCTTACAATGAGTTCCCTACCAACAACGTTGCTGATGAGCTTGAAGACGGTGTGGCAATCGCCACAAACACGAAGGTTCTTCATAATCCGTATGGATGCCCCCGTAGCTGATTTCAGCAGCCCGTAAGCAAGAGCCGATCTCTCACTATGCCAAAACAGCTGCCTTTCCTTCTCTTGGTGTTGCAAGTCGTGCAACACCAAGGAAGTGTCGGGCACATAGCCTCTCTTCCTAATCTCCGCATCCAACTCCTTCATAAGGGCAAAAATCTCCTCCCTCATCGGATGTTCCGTCTTACCAGCATAGAATACTTGGATCTCCTTCCCGAGATCCACACAGCTATAACCAGGTTTCTTTCTCCACTCCATTGAAAACATCAGCTTTCTCACTCTCGACACTTGCTCCCACATAGCAGCACGTGCATAGACGTTAGACAGAAGTATGCACGTGGATGTATCCTCTGGCCCTAACTCGAGTAAATGATCAGCAATCCGAACACATATCTCCTTCTTCCCACCTTGACAACACGAGCTCAACAGTGAAGCCCAAGCAGCTTCATCGGGTGTGAATGGCATGGTATCAAGTATATCCTTAGCTTCTTCAATCAATCCAGAACGGGCATACAGATCCACCAAGCACGTATAATGCTGCAACGAAGGTTTCAATCCATGGTCCGCAACCATAGAATTGAAAAGATGACGGCCTTTCTCAACCAAGCCAGCATGACTACAAGCATATATTATCCCGGTGAATGTCACCCCATTCGGCTTCACACCAGCCAAAGTCATCTTCTCATACAACGACAGAGCTTCAAAAGCTCGCCCGTGCTGTGCCATTCCAACTATAATTGAGGTCCAAGAAACAACATCCCTCTTACCCATGTTGCCAAAAATCATCTCTGCCGCTGAAACATCACTGCATTTAGAATACATATCAATCAATGCATTGCTAACGTACAAATTAGATTCATACCCGAATCCAACGACTAAGCGATGAACTTGCTTCCCGAGCTCCAACATAGCTAAAGTAGCCGAGCCAACAATCAAACTCGACAAAATAAATGGCTCATCTACATAAGCTCCCTCCAACCTCAACCCTTTGAATATCTTGAACGAGTCAAGACATAGTCCTCCCTGCATCAACCCTGATATCAAAGCTGTCCAAGTTTGCAAATTTTTACAAGGCGTATCGCGTAAAAGAGCAAGCGCTTCGCTCTTCCTTCCCGCCTTTGCATAGCCGTATATCAAGCTAGTCCAACAAACCACATTCTTCAACACAATTGAATTGAAAACACTGCGAGCTCTATCAGGGAGCCCACATTTCGCGTAGAAATCAACCAGGCTCGACTTAACAACATCGTTATCTGCAAAACTCGACGCAATAAACTGCGCGTGCAATTGCTCGCCGACTTTCAAAGCATTATAGCCAGCGCAAGCGTTAAACAAGGTGGCGTAGATGAAATCGTCGGGCAGGAGATTTCCTCTAGAGGCGGCGTCGGAATACAAGAAGAGAGTTTTTTGGGGGAGATTGGCGTGGTTGTGTGAGGTGAAAATGGAGGCCCAAGAAGCTAGGTCTCTTTGGGGCATTTCGTCGAACAGCTGGAGGCCGTCTTTTAGAAAGCCGCATTTTCCATACATGTAGAGTAGCGTATTAGAGAAGAGGGGGCCGTGGAGGTCGAAGCCGGATTTGACGACATGGGCGTGGAGTTTCTTGCCCTCTAGTGGGAGACGGAGCTTTATGCATTGCTTTATTTGATGCAAAATCTCAAAATGATGATTCATTCATTCCTCGCCGTTTTCAGGCAGTTCTAAATATGAAGAGTTGTTATTTTCTACTGCTTCTTTTTTATGAGAGTTGTTATTTCACATTACAATTTCATTGCTAATTTCGAATTTACACTTTTTTACACTTCAAATtagtttttatatttgattCAGCAATTAAATCTATGAATATACTGTAGTTATTAAATTGAATTCGTGGAAACTATTGTGATATGAATCACTAAAAGTACATAACACTTTGGCCTTGTTACTTGACATAGATTATGCTCTTAACAATTAATCTGATTtgtaataaatcattttttaatttaatggagtataattttttgaaaGTGAGACACACATTCCATTGTCATTTTTCCACCaattttcctttacatttcttaaaatttgtttcGAACTCAAACGAAACTCCTTCGTATAGAAAAAATCATTGTACtgtataaaattagaaagttcttTTTCCTCATTCCAATATAGGAGGTAGTAgtggtagtattatttttttcccaaagTAGTCTCATCTATACATAGGGTTTTTATTTCATTCttagaatttattttttcttgatAAATTTGGAGAATTTTGATGATGTCGTTTCACTGGCAGATAATGCATGATCATTCTCGTTTCATGATGGGGAGAAGATAATATGTATGGctatttgaaacaaaatttacTGAGCATAAAACAGACTTGAAAACACAGGTTTGCTTTCCTGCCAAACAAATAGGAGGGGTATAGTGGAATTAAAGTTTAACATAAACTGAAAACAAGCTTGCTCAACCATTTATAGATATCTCATACATTGTTTTGCAATGAGCTCTGTATTATCTTATCACAAAACAGAACAGATAGACAgacagacacacacacacacagagaagCCTTCATACGCCACGAAGTAGTCTGCAGTCAAGATTGTCTCAGCTGAAGCATGCGGTTAAAGAGAGGACAAGAGATGGTTTGTCCTTGTCGCCCAAACTCAGTTGCAATTACTGAGTTTGAGAGTTGGACATATACTGATTAAATCGATCTTGGGTGTGGAGAGCAGAATAAGATATGGAGAGCTACCAGAAACAGATACAATTTTTCTCCTACCTATATAAAAATATACCAAAACTAAATAAGCAGAAGAAAGGACTTCAAGCAGTATGTAGATGATCTTTAATTAGATTAAgcacaaaaaatatactacagTACTAATCATTTTCATGCATAATCAAAGTAAAGGAACCTGAGttgaaaattcaagaaaattaATGTAATGGAAAACTAACCTACCTCTCAGCTTCACTTCGTATGAGCTTTCCTTGACTTCCAATAACTTGGCAAATATGCTGTTGTCATAGATGAGCAGCCAAAAAATCTCACAATATTTTTGCAATCTCTTTCCATCACTTCTTCACTGTCTACTGCTCTTAGATGACTCAAGTAAGTCTTTCCAACGTATATGTAACTAAGCTGCTGCCACAACAGCACACTCAAACCAATGCTCACTGACAAACTAGAAAGAAATAGATAAACTAGAACAAGTCCTCTCACAGGCAGAAACACTGCTGATCTCAAGAAGGCCAAAATCGTCTCTTTCAAAACTCCAAAAATTAACTCACGGTTAGCATATCCACTCAATCGGATCACAGGTTCATTCTCTTGATGCGGCCAGATTTGAAGTGCAGAATAGGAAGTCATAATAGTAACATAAAATGTACTTATTACTGTTAAcaaaagaaagagaataaaacaCCGATGATTTGCAGCACCAACACAGTTCCCAATCTGCATAAAGTCGACGAAAGTGTTGATTAtgcatataaataaataaataaatcataaaaagaaaaaaaaatgtatctGTGAAGCTCATTTCCAAAATAATTTCACCAAAGTATCCCAGGCAGAGCAGCAATACATCGTATTGCATTAGATGTAAACTTCAAAATTTGCTCAATGAACAGATGGTCACATAACTTCAAAGTTTAAATACAGTAGATTACAACAGATATGTCCCATGACATCCCAAGATGTTTGATTTATTCTCAATGTCTTCAGACCATATCCAAACTTCATACACGAATGATATTATGAGCAGGAGTAAAAGCAATCAGTTAGCACTTCTAAAGTTTGAGTTCTCTTGACAGTTGCCACTCAATATATGAAACTGATTATGGAAACCATATGTTGTTGCAGCATGAGATCTAAATGATACTAATCCTGTAACCCATGCAAGAACTTACAAAAGGGCAATGATGATCCATGTCCAATACACACGTCCCACACGAACGGCAATGGTGGGCCATAGGTGATTTTGGCTTTGAGCAATAATGACAGAAGGTATAATTGTCTAGTCCACCTTGCCCCACTGCTGGAAAGCTACCCCAGATTATCAGTGGTGGAATGCCAGCAGGTTGAAATGCCGAAAGGAAAAATGACGATAAAGTACATATAGACAATATCGCTATAATGGCCAAGTGAAAAACACCACGGAAGTAACTAACGGAGAAGATGATAGGATAAACAGCCCAAACACCAGCACCTGTATCACCAATTTCATTAAATACAGAATTACAATCCAaaaatcaagaacaaaaaaCTTGTTCATAGCCTAAGATAGATTATATAGTGAGCATTAGATGCATGAAACAATCAATTCGTCAGTGAAAACACTAACTTATGATTGGGGCTTTACTACTTACTTCTTTCTGTCTGATAAATCATActcttaaataaaattaatctcAGCTAATAGTCAATAACTTCAAGAGACCcccaaaaattgaaaatattatgtTCCAAGTGAAGCATGCACATACTAAACTTACAGTTGCACGGGTGCAACATCAGGAAACGCTTCCAAGTAATAAAGTTTTTAAAAGGTAACATCCATGCCATTTATTAAGGAGTCATGTGCCATATTGTCGACATGCATAAATATGGAAAACAGCTACTTAGATAGCTTCAAACTTCCACAGTATCAGCTAGGACATGCAATTAAATTTTCACTTGTTGTGCGGGCAAcagttaaataatgcatagGATGTTAATGTCCGTGAGAGTGGATAAATTATTCAGCAACTCTAAATATAGTTACCAATATAAGATTTAAGAGCATTTAGCAACTTGGGGTGGGAAGGTTGAAGGCTTTAATGATATTAATCAAGTATATCCATGCTTACATATAAAGAATAACATGAATGAAATGACAATGATAACAAAAAAACGGTCGAGGCAGCGTCTCAATCGGATGTTATCATTTTTCACCACATGTTCCTTAGTTATAGCTCCACACCAGCCGCATTTGAAAACTGAGGCAAAAGTAGCAACGCTAACACGAAGCCCACAACCCCAACAATTTGTTTCACGGTCCTCATTGGCAGATGTGGATTGATCACGGTCCTCATTAGTAGATGTGGATTGATCTTCCTCCTGCACAGCATTAGCAACCATGAGTCTAGGGGGGAGGATTTTAAGTGTTTGAGGGTGCTGATAATTGTGTATCTTGAGTAAATTATATGGCAAGGTCACTATAATGCCCTAGAATATCCAAAAAAACTTTAGAGCAAACTTTAATTCATTTGCTCagatgaaacaaaaataaaaatacaattgGAAGCCCCATCGTCTATAAAACAGAATTTTCTTTTTCCCATCAACAAAAGCATTATTGGATTGGAATCAACACAATATACAAACTAAATTACTCAATTTTCTTTTGCATTCTTCTTCAATTAGTATGAGAAAAGAGGTCTATAATGGTTAAGCAAGCACATTACACGACATAACACGAGAAAGCTACTAGATATCCTCATATTCTTTCCCTATGAAAGACTAAATTGCGTAAAAGTAAAACTAACCAGCAGATAAGTGATATACATCAAAATCCAGAAATGAATTATCATGAGCTAAGCATAAAAGCAAAACAAAATCATTAAGTGAACACATAAATATACTGCAAATCCGTTATATTCAAAGCACAAAAACAGGAAGAACTGTGATAAGAATTTAGATTTCAATTCCAACAATTAAGCATATTAACATCCTAAAACGATCACGAATAACCAGGCATGAAGATTGCTAGTTGTTATTCATAACGAAGGTTTCAATTAGGGACAGCAATAGCCCCTGAGCGAAAATCACTTCTTTCGGAACAATACATACATGACAAATTTCCGATTCAGGTTGAAAATTTACGAATTTCAAATTGGAACAGAACTTTATTTCATCAGGCACTGGAAATACAGAAATAAATAGCTCTTCATAACCATGAAAATGATCAATTCGTGAAAATTCAACGGACCTTCGAAGAAGATATCATCAGTTGCGACGTCTTATTCCGTGGGATCAAAGATCGAGGCAGCCAAAATCCACAGCGATAGACGTGAAGGGTTTGATTACGAATTCGGGAGAGAGCTCCTACAACTTTTAGTCTGTTGTGGATTCAAACCGTTGACAACTAGGAGAAATTTGGTTATTATGGATTAATTACGCTGACCTTTTGAAATTAGAGGTTAATTTCGTGACCATTTAGAATATAGGATCAAGCCGTATGTATTTTTCGGAAAGtgatttctaattttttttttatcttttttctattcttttttcctattatttatttcccatcATTTATAAATGGACTAAACTACCCTTTTCATATTTTCACCTAAACTCTAATAAATCGGCCAATCATTTACGAGATTTGTCAATCTTTTGAATATCTTCTCTTTTAATCTTTGCCACatacaataatataataatattaaaatatagatTTGAATATCTTCTCTTTTCCATATTGTGTTTGTGCGTGAACTATTATAGTGTCTATTAAATAACAATTTTGTTCGCTAAACAATTTATCATCACTACTCCTATTAACTAACAAGCTATGTGAAAAAGTAGACAATATTTAATCGTATACCATCCTGAATCATTTATTTGctaatgaatatttttttaaaaatccaaaaaaaagaTGTTTATATAAAAAAGCAACCATCAAAACTCCGCTTCCACAACTACTTCCACAAAAGTATGGATTCACAAAATCATAGTTTCACAAAATACTTCCACAAAAACATATATCATCCACAAAAGTATGGAttcacaaaaatataatttcacaaaatacttCCACAAAAACATAGATCATCCACAAAATACTTCCACAAAAGCATAGGTCATTCATGAACATGTTCTTCAAAAGTTTAGTTCCTCAAAATACATTGTCAATAAATTAACTTCCTTGAAGTGAGTTTCTTCTTCGTACATATTTTTATTGGTACGTCTTATGGGTTTAGGCTTTCCTCCACCT from Salvia splendens isolate huo1 chromosome 4, SspV2, whole genome shotgun sequence encodes the following:
- the LOC121799853 gene encoding protein S-acyltransferase 11-like, yielding MISSSKEEDQSTSTNEDRDQSTSANEDRETNCWGCGLRVSVATFASVFKCGWCGAITKEHVVKNDNIRLRRCLDRFFVIIVISFMLFFICAGVWAVYPIIFSVSYFRGVFHLAIIAILSICTLSSFFLSAFQPAGIPPLIIWGSFPAVGQGGLDNYTFCHYCSKPKSPMAHHCRSCGTCVLDMDHHCPFIGNCVGAANHRCFILFLLLTVISTFYVTIMTSYSALQIWPHQENEPVIRLSGYANRELIFGVLKETILAFLRSAVFLPVRGLVLVYLFLSSLSVSIGLSVLLWQQLSYIYVGKTYLSHLRAVDSEEVMERDCKNIVRFFGCSSMTTAYLPSYWKSRKAHTK
- the LOC121799852 gene encoding pentatricopeptide repeat-containing protein At4g14050, mitochondrial-like, translated to MNHHFEILHQIKQCIKLRLPLEGKKLHAHVVKSGFDLHGPLFSNTLLYMYGKCGFLKDGLQLFDEMPQRDLASWASIFTSHNHANLPQKTLFLYSDAASRGNLLPDDFIYATLFNACAGYNALKVGEQLHAQFIASSFADNDVVKSSLVDFYAKCGLPDRARSVFNSIVLKNVVCWTSLIYGYAKAGRKSEALALLRDTPCKNLQTWTALISGLMQGGLCLDSFKIFKGLRLEGAYVDEPFILSSLIVGSATLAMLELGKQVHRLVVGFGYESNLYVSNALIDMYSKCSDVSAAEMIFGNMGKRDVVSWTSIIVGMAQHGRAFEALSLYEKMTLAGVKPNGVTFTGIIYACSHAGLVEKGRHLFNSMVADHGLKPSLQHYTCLVDLYARSGLIEEAKDILDTMPFTPDEAAWASLLSSCCQGGKKEICVRIADHLLELGPEDTSTCILLSNVYARAAMWEQVSRVRKLMFSMEWRKKPGYSCVDLGKEIQVFYAGKTEHPMREEIFALMKELDAEIRKRGYVPDTSLVLHDLQHQEKERQLFWHSERSALAYGLLKSATGASIRIMKNLRVCGDCHTVFKLISNVVGRELIVRDVNRFHHFKDGECSCRDFW